CGACATCAATATCAGGAAGCGGCCTCTCCTCATCCCCGCCACGAGCCTGTCCACCACCTTGTCGACCTCCATTATGTTGAACTTGTGAAACCAGTCGGCGTGACTTTCCAGGTGATCGTCCACCATGGGCGTATGTACTCCCGGCGGCGCCGCCACGGACACCTGAATGCCGTACTTTTTTACTTCGTGCCGCAGTGCGTCCGAAAAACCGGTGAGGGCAAACTTGCTGGCGCCATAGGAAACGTAGGTCGGCAATCCTTTGAGTCCGGACATGGAAGAGATGTTCAGAATATAGCCGCTCTCCCGACTCTTCATGTGCGGCAGAACATTCCTGACAAACTCCACGGC
This is a stretch of genomic DNA from Candidatus Neomarinimicrobiota bacterium. It encodes these proteins:
- a CDS encoding SDR family NAD(P)-dependent oxidoreductase, which encodes AVEFVRNVLPHMKSRESGYILNISSMSGLKGLPTYVSYGASKFALTGFSDALRHEVKKYGIQVSVAAPPGVHTPMVDDHLESHADWFHKFNIMEVDKVVDRLVAGMRRGRFLILMSADTKFMYAMVRHFPRVFTRLMVWLYGMEK